In Phycisphaerae bacterium RAS2, the DNA window GGCAACATCAATCGCGTTCAGACTCCGACAGCGCCGACGCCCACGGTCCAGATCGAAGGCGGCGAGTGGAACGGAACGTATCACTTGCGACAATTTCACTTCCACGCGCCGGCGGAGCACATCTCAATCAAGGATGTCGAGTACCCGATGGAAGTGCATCTCGTCCATACCCTGCCCGACCCGAATTATCCAAATGACCCGGATCGTTTCCTGGCCGTGCTGGTGATTGGGGCCTGGATGACCGACAATTCCCATACGGGTTTCTATCCTCCCCTGCCGCAACCTCCGGTCGACCCGGCCCTCGTGAAACTTTTCACCTATCTGCCGAAGAACAACAAGCCCGTCGGCGATTCGGTGACGATGCACCTTGACTCGTTTGACCCGATCAAACTGCTGCCTCCCGTTCTCAACCCGAACCCCGCTACACCGTTTCAGGGCCACACCTATCGCTACACCGGCACCCTGACGACGCCGAACTTCAACAAGCCTATACGCTGGATCGTCTACCGGAATCCCGTCGGGCTGGGTACCAACCAGATAAAGAAATTCACGGATCTGTGGCTCGTCGATGGGGTCGCGCAGGGCAACTCACGCAGGCTGCAAAAGCCGCGTGTCAACAATGCGGGGGTTCCTCTTCGGATCGTGGATACAAACGACCCCGAAGCCATGCTCATCGCACCGCAGCCCGCGCCGTGAATTAACGGCGAGGGATGAACTTCCGCGGATTCCACTCGGAATTGAAACTCGCCAGATGGGTGAGGCCGATGGCCTCGCGCAGATGACGAGTCGAATTACTCCCGCCCCGAGTCTCAAGCCTTTCCCCCAAGCAACGCCCGCGAAAGTCGGCACGGCAGCCGCTCGCGCCGCACGTCCCCTTTCTACGTCCGACAATCCGCCGCACCGCGCAGCACCCCATTGCTTTGTGCGAAGTCGAATTGGATGTTTAGTCGAAAAGAGGAGTCGGATCGGCGCGCCGCGGCGGGCGGCGGCCGGGAGATCGACAAACCGTCGGCGCGCGGACGCCGGCGCGGAGGAAGCGAGCCATGACCAATCTTACGTCGGCGATGACGGGTTCGTGCTGGAACGCCAAATCGCGCGCGGTGGGTCCGTGCGATGCAGCGCGGTCTCGCGCCGCCTCACACCCAATCGCGTGCCGCCTGCTGATCGCGCTGAATCTTGTCATCACGGCATGGGTCGCGTCCGCGCCGCGGGCCTGCGCCGATTCCAGTTCGTCGGTGATGGTGGTTTACAGCGTGGATGGCAGCAACCAGCCCAAGGCGTCGACCTGGAGCGGCAGCGCATGGAGCAGCGGTTCGTCGCTTTCGTCGGTCGGAGGCGAGGCGAACTGGGTGATCCTCAAGAACTGCCCGACACGCAATGAAATGGCGTGTGCGACATTCGACCCCGCCAGCGATGTGAACGTCATGTTCTTCAATGGATCGTCCTGGTCCAGCCCAGTTGAAGTGTGCATAAACGCCGACGAGGTGGACGACCGTAGCGTCGATATTGCATACGAGCAGCTCTCCGGCGATGCATTGGTCGTCTATTATGACCTTGATGAAAATAACTTCGGATACCGCACTTACAACGGAACCACCCTCTCCAGTGAGACCGATCTGGCCCGAAGCGGCATTACCGGCAACGACTATGTGCTGCTTGTGTCCAAGCCCGACAGCGACCAGATCGTGCTCATCACGCTGGGTCAGGTGAGCGGAAACGGCGAAGTCATATCAGCGAACATCTGGAACGGTTCGTCGTGGCTCGGCTGGACAACGATCGAGTCATCGGCCCCCACAAACGACAACGAGTGCTTCGCGTTTTGTTTTGAGTCGATTTCCGGCAAAGGCCTGTTGGTCTATGGAGAATCGGGCCAATCGCAGCCGCGATACCGAACGCTGACCGGGACGTCGTGGTCGTCCGAGGCGTCAGTTCCCAGTGTCGGCAGTGTGCCTTGGTGGATGCGATTGGCGCCCGCGCCGAATTCCAACAGTGTGCTGTTCGCCAGTCTGGACGCCGCCAACGATGTAAACGTCAATGTGTGGAACGGCACGTCATGGGGATCGAACGTTCAGGTTGAAACCAATGCACCAGGTTACGCCCAGCGCTATTTCGATATCGCGTTTGAACCCGGTGGCGCTATCGGGCTTGTTGCTTACGTTGAGAGCGGTCAGTCCAGTTTGCGGTATCGCACGTGGAATGGGACGTCCTGGTCATCCGAACAAACGGGGACAAACCTGGGTAATCAGGGGCGGACAATCGCCTTAACACCGGGAACATCGGATCAAGAGATTTTTGTCGCTGCGACGGACGACGGGAATGACCTCGAAGTTTTCAGATGGACCGGATCGGGGTTTACTTCGACGACGCAACTTGAGGGCACTGTCGGCGGACTTAGTTCGACGGAGCCGTTCATGATCAGCGTGCCCGCGAGCAGGCCGCTGGTTCCGGCGAATACACCTTACGCCCACGACTTCGAGTCCTCCATGGGCGCGGAGTGGTCTGCCGGCACGCGGTCATTTGTTTCCACGTTTACGAACTTCGCCGGGCGGCACCACTCCAAGCCGCTCAAGCTCGCGTTGAACACGACGCCGGGCGAAACCTACACCGTGATGTTTGATTTTTACGCGATCGATTCGTGGGATGGCGCTACATCGAACAACAATTCCGCGCCGGACTTCTTCAGTGTCAGCGCCGGCTCGACACAAATCTTCAGCCACACGCTGACTCATGAATGGCCGAGCACGCGCGCCGGGAGCTATCCCTATTCCTACGACCAGATCGGAGACTACGGTTACAACTCGTGGCACAAGGACGCGATCTTTCGCAAGATGCAGGCGACCTTCATCGCGACCGACACAACGACCACCCTGTCGTTTCAGGGCGTGGTGACGGATGAGAACAGCGCCGGCGTCGATGACGAGTCGTGGGGCATCGACAACATCGCGGTGGACGTCGCGAGGTTTGTGGACGTCTCCTCCGCCGCGGGGTTCAACGTCTCCACTTCGACGGCTTTCGACAATTTCGGCGGCGGAATGTCTTGGGGCGATTTCGACAACGACGGCGATCTGGACTGCTACATCAGCGGCAACACGGCGCGGCTCCTGAAGAACAACGACGCCGGTGCCTCGTTCACGGCCGTCTCGCTCGGTGACCTGCGCCGGCAGGCCGCGATGGTCGACATCGACAACGACGGCGATCTCGACCTGTGGGTCGCCACAACGAACGACTTCAACACCGAGCGATGCATGCTGAACAACGGTTCGGCATCGTTCACCAGCGGCGGCAACCTCGGATTCTCCGGCCCCAGCAACAATGAGAACTGCGCGGCCGCCGACGTGAACGCAGACGGCTGGCCCGACATCGTGATGTTCAGTGAGAATGGAAACTGGATCGGGCATCACACGGGGTCGACGTCGCCTGCGCTGTCGGGCACCAATGCTTCGTCGTACGGCCTGCACACGTCGCGCAACTACGGCAACGGCGACTACTCGAGTACCGGCGACATCAATCACGACGGCCGCGTTGACTTCTTTTATCACTATGGCGGCGGGCGGTTGTTCTGCTCCAACGGCGACGGCACGTTCACGTACAACAACCGCAACATCGGTATATCAACGGGCGAATCACTCAAGCTGGGCAGCGCCTGGGGCGACTACGACAACGACGGCGACCTGGACCTGGCCACCGCGCGAATGAGCGAGGCATGCTCGGGCTATCTCTGGCGAAACGACTGCTTCACGTCCAACGGATTTACGGGCAACTTCACGAACGTCACCAGTTCGGCCGGCCTCTCGGTCAATACGGAAGTCGACTACGGGCCGGATGACAAGCCTGGAACGCGCAGCGTCGCCTGGGGCGATTACGACAACGATGGCGATCTTGATCTGTTCATCCTCGGCGCGAAGGGCGCGCACTACCTGTATCAGAATCAAGGCAACGGCACGTTCGCGCGCGTCGCACACGGCATCAACACATCGGGGACGTTCATCGACTGCTGTTTCGTCGACTATGACAACGACGGCGACCTCGATCTGGCCCTGACGCGCGAAAACGGAACAGCCATGCTGTACCGAAACCGAACCAACAATACGAGTTACCTCAAGGTTTGCCTGGCCGGCCGGGGCGCCGGCGGCACGCCGAAGGATGCCATCGGGACGCGCGTGGAGCTTTGGAACGCAAGCGGGACCCAGCGACTCGCTCGCCGCGACATCGGAGTGGCTCGCGGCTACGGCGGCACCGAACCCATTTGGGCACACTTTGGCGGTGTCAATCCTTCGACCGAGTATCAGCTAAAGGTCTATTTCGCAACGACGACAACCGTCAAGACGGTTCGCCCGAGCGAGGCATCGACCACGATCGGAACACGCACGATTCCCCAGATGATCTCCATTTCCGAGTCGTCGCCCGCGACGATCATGAAATGGAAGGAGAACGTGAACAAGCCTTCCTTGTAGTGGCCGCTCTCCCAGGCCGGGCGATAAGTTGTTTAATCCATTAGACTTGCGCACCGCGACGCATTCTGCAGTTCGCGATCTTGCTGAAATAGTACTTAACCGGTACTATCTTCCCCTTGGCTGGCCCTCGATCGGGCTGGCCGGAGGGATCGCTTTGTGTTTGCGCTAACCAAACGCACGGATTACGCGATCATCGCGCTGGCCCACATGGCCCAGAATCCTGGTGCGGTGCACAACGCACGGGAAATCGCCGAGCGGTTTCGCGTGCCCCCAGCCCTCCTCATGAACGTGCTGAAGGACCTGTGCCACGGCGAGTTGGTGCGATCCACGCGCGGCGTAAAGGGTGGCTACTCGCTGGCCATGGCGGCCGATCGAATCACGCTGAATGACATCATTCGCGCGGCGGACGGACCGGTTCGATTTGTGCAGTGTGCCGGCGAAGACGCGGGCGATTCAGCCTGCGAGCTGATGGCGACGTGCCCCGTGAGCCGGCCGGTTCGAAAGGTGCATGACAAACTGACGGATTTTCTAAGTACCGTGACGCTGGCGCAGATCGCGCACGACCCGGATTATCGAGACAACTGTGTACACCTGTCCCTCGAGGGGACGGCTGTTGCCCAAGGAGTGACCCCACGATGAAACTGCCGATCTACATGGATCACAACGCAACGACGCCCGTGGACCCGCGGGTCCTCGAGGCGATGATGCCGTTTTTCACGAGCAAGTTCGGAAACTCGGCCTCGCGCAACCACCCGTTCGGCTGGGAGGCCGAGGAAGGCGTCGAGCTGGCCCGTCAGCAGGTGGCCGCGGCAATCAACGCATCGCCCAAGGAGATCATCTGGACCAGCGGCGCGACCGAGAGCAATAACATCGCCATCAAAGGCGTCGCCCAGATGTATCGCGACAAGGGCAACCACATCATCACCCAGGCCATCGAGCACAAGGCGGTGATCGACCCGGCGAAATACCTCGAGCAAAACGGTTTTGAAGTCACCTTCCTCGAAGTGGACAAGCACGGCATGGTCCACGCCGAGCAGGTGCGCGAGGCCATGACCGACAAAACGATTCTGGTCTCCATCATGCACGGCAACAACGAGATCGGCACGGTGAACCCGATTCGCGACATCGGGCGGCTGTGTAAAGAGAAAGGCGTCTTGTTCCACACCGACGCCTGCCAGACGTTTGCCAAGCAGCCGATCGACGTGGAGGACTGGGGCATCGACCTGCTCTCGTGCTCGGGCCACAAGATCTACGGCCCCAAGGGCGTCGGCGCGCTCTACGTGCGGCGCAAGAAGCCGCGCGTTCGGTGCGAACCGGTGATTCACGGCGGCGGGCACGAGCGCGGCATGCGCAGCGGCACCCTGAACGTGCCCGGCATCGTCGGCATGGGCAAGGCAGCCGAGCTGTGTGTGCAGAATCAGGACGAGGAGATCAAGCGGATCAGCTCGCTGCGGGATCGCATGAAAGACGGGCTGTTCAACCGGCTCGATGAAATCTTCCTGAACGGTCACGCGACGCAGCGGATTCCGAACAACCTGAATGTGAGTTTTCTGTATGTGGAAGGTGAATCGTTGATGATGGGCTTCCACGAGATTGCCGTCAGCAGTGGATCGGCCTGCACGAGCGCGTCGTTGGAGCCGAGCTACGTGCTCAAGGCGATCGGCCGCGGGGATGACCTCGCTCACAGCAGCATTCGTTTTTCGCTGGGCCGGTTCACGACGGAAGAGGAAGTGGATTACACCGTTGAGCGCGTTTGCGCGACGGTTGAGAAGCTGCGCGAGATGAGCCCGCTGTACGAGATGGCGAAGGAAGGCATCGACTTGAGCAAGGTGCAGTGGGCGGCGCATTAACGTAACGACGCGCCTGGGCTGCGAAGGAACGACTCAAACAACGAATTCGACACGGAGAATCGGTCATGGCATACAGTGAAAAAATCGTGGATCACTACGAGAACCCGCGAAACGTGGGGTCTCTGGACAAGAACGACCCGAAGGTCGGCACGGGCATCGTCGGCGCGCCGGAGTGCGGTGACGTGATGAAGCTGCAGATCAAGTGCGACGACGCCGGCAAGATCGTCGACGCCAAGTTCAAGACGTTCGGCTGCGGCTCGGCGATCGCGTCCAGCTCGCTGGCGACGGAGTGGATGAAGGGCAAGACGGTCGATGAGGCGCTTCAGATCAAGAACACGGACATCGTCAAGGAGCTGTCGCTCCCGCCGGTGAAGATCCACTGCAGCGTGCTGGCCGAGGACGCGATCCGGGCCGCGATCAGCGACTACAAGAAGAAGCAGGAAAGCGACGTGGCGACGGCGGCGAAGTAATGGACGAATCTGGAAAACGGCCCGATTGCTTGCGCATTCGGCACCTTGGGATAAATGAAACGGGAGTTTGGCGATCATGGTGACGCTGACTGAACGAGCGGCGACGGAAGTGAAAACGATCATCGACCAGCAGAAGCTGGAGGGTGACAAAACGTACCTGCGCGTCGGGGTGAAGGGCGGCGGTTGCAGCGGCTTTTCATACACGCTGGACCTCACCGAACAATGCAGCGAGAACGACGAGCAGTGGGACGTGCACGGCATCAAGGTGATCTGCGATGCGAAAAGCCAGATCTACCTCGAAGGCGTGACCGTCGATTTCAAGGACGAGGT includes these proteins:
- a CDS encoding Eukaryotic-type carbonic anhydrase; protein product: MTSVTSFARSHAVMSPMRTPRRIPRATHFCSIVVGLLITTTMDARGEQETHPEDLLLSPGSICSHGPTLIEPNRDNTFQQTPIKFTKLNTNFVALPTLNFNYGTPPVTLLDTGKPGTEKTIQGNINRVQTPTAPTPTVQIEGGEWNGTYHLRQFHFHAPAEHISIKDVEYPMEVHLVHTLPDPNYPNDPDRFLAVLVIGAWMTDNSHTGFYPPLPQPPVDPALVKLFTYLPKNNKPVGDSVTMHLDSFDPIKLLPPVLNPNPATPFQGHTYRYTGTLTTPNFNKPIRWIVYRNPVGLGTNQIKKFTDLWLVDGVAQGNSRRLQKPRVNNAGVPLRIVDTNDPEAMLIAPQPAP
- a CDS encoding FG-GAP repeat protein, with protein sequence MTNLTSAMTGSCWNAKSRAVGPCDAARSRAASHPIACRLLIALNLVITAWVASAPRACADSSSSVMVVYSVDGSNQPKASTWSGSAWSSGSSLSSVGGEANWVILKNCPTRNEMACATFDPASDVNVMFFNGSSWSSPVEVCINADEVDDRSVDIAYEQLSGDALVVYYDLDENNFGYRTYNGTTLSSETDLARSGITGNDYVLLVSKPDSDQIVLITLGQVSGNGEVISANIWNGSSWLGWTTIESSAPTNDNECFAFCFESISGKGLLVYGESGQSQPRYRTLTGTSWSSEASVPSVGSVPWWMRLAPAPNSNSVLFASLDAANDVNVNVWNGTSWGSNVQVETNAPGYAQRYFDIAFEPGGAIGLVAYVESGQSSLRYRTWNGTSWSSEQTGTNLGNQGRTIALTPGTSDQEIFVAATDDGNDLEVFRWTGSGFTSTTQLEGTVGGLSSTEPFMISVPASRPLVPANTPYAHDFESSMGAEWSAGTRSFVSTFTNFAGRHHSKPLKLALNTTPGETYTVMFDFYAIDSWDGATSNNNSAPDFFSVSAGSTQIFSHTLTHEWPSTRAGSYPYSYDQIGDYGYNSWHKDAIFRKMQATFIATDTTTTLSFQGVVTDENSAGVDDESWGIDNIAVDVARFVDVSSAAGFNVSTSTAFDNFGGGMSWGDFDNDGDLDCYISGNTARLLKNNDAGASFTAVSLGDLRRQAAMVDIDNDGDLDLWVATTNDFNTERCMLNNGSASFTSGGNLGFSGPSNNENCAAADVNADGWPDIVMFSENGNWIGHHTGSTSPALSGTNASSYGLHTSRNYGNGDYSSTGDINHDGRVDFFYHYGGGRLFCSNGDGTFTYNNRNIGISTGESLKLGSAWGDYDNDGDLDLATARMSEACSGYLWRNDCFTSNGFTGNFTNVTSSAGLSVNTEVDYGPDDKPGTRSVAWGDYDNDGDLDLFILGAKGAHYLYQNQGNGTFARVAHGINTSGTFIDCCFVDYDNDGDLDLALTRENGTAMLYRNRTNNTSYLKVCLAGRGAGGTPKDAIGTRVELWNASGTQRLARRDIGVARGYGGTEPIWAHFGGVNPSTEYQLKVYFATTTTVKTVRPSEASTTIGTRTIPQMISISESSPATIMKWKENVNKPSL
- the nsrR gene encoding HTH-type transcriptional repressor NsrR, with product MFALTKRTDYAIIALAHMAQNPGAVHNAREIAERFRVPPALLMNVLKDLCHGELVRSTRGVKGGYSLAMAADRITLNDIIRAADGPVRFVQCAGEDAGDSACELMATCPVSRPVRKVHDKLTDFLSTVTLAQIAHDPDYRDNCVHLSLEGTAVAQGVTPR
- the iscS gene encoding Cysteine desulfurase encodes the protein MKLPIYMDHNATTPVDPRVLEAMMPFFTSKFGNSASRNHPFGWEAEEGVELARQQVAAAINASPKEIIWTSGATESNNIAIKGVAQMYRDKGNHIITQAIEHKAVIDPAKYLEQNGFEVTFLEVDKHGMVHAEQVREAMTDKTILVSIMHGNNEIGTVNPIRDIGRLCKEKGVLFHTDACQTFAKQPIDVEDWGIDLLSCSGHKIYGPKGVGALYVRRKKPRVRCEPVIHGGGHERGMRSGTLNVPGIVGMGKAAELCVQNQDEEIKRISSLRDRMKDGLFNRLDEIFLNGHATQRIPNNLNVSFLYVEGESLMMGFHEIAVSSGSACTSASLEPSYVLKAIGRGDDLAHSSIRFSLGRFTTEEEVDYTVERVCATVEKLREMSPLYEMAKEGIDLSKVQWAAH
- the iscU gene encoding NifU-like protein produces the protein MAYSEKIVDHYENPRNVGSLDKNDPKVGTGIVGAPECGDVMKLQIKCDDAGKIVDAKFKTFGCGSAIASSSLATEWMKGKTVDEALQIKNTDIVKELSLPPVKIHCSVLAEDAIRAAISDYKKKQESDVATAAK
- the erpA gene encoding Iron-sulfur cluster insertion protein ErpA, with the protein product MVTLTERAATEVKTIIDQQKLEGDKTYLRVGVKGGGCSGFSYTLDLTEQCSENDEQWDVHGIKVICDAKSQIYLEGVTVDFKDEVMGRGFVFNNPNATHTCGCGSSFSA